A DNA window from Pseudoalteromonas spongiae UST010723-006 contains the following coding sequences:
- a CDS encoding iron-containing alcohol dehydrogenase → MEFSFVNPTKIIFGQGQIASVQHEIPQSAKVLVIYGGGSIKQNGIYQQVTDALSGHQVFEFSGIEPNPSYETAMRAVAQIKEHNIDYLLAVGGGSVIDGTKFIAAAAKFDGEPWDILAKAAEVTDALPIGVVLTLPATGSESNSYSVVSKLDTNDKLPFASEKVQPKFAVLDAQVTKTLPERQLANGVVDAFVHVMEQYLTFDHGAKVQDRFAEGLLHTLIEDGPRVFAEPDNMMVRENLMWSATMALNGLIGAGVPQDWSTHMLGHEVTALYGLDHAQTLAIVLPRMMNAMRQQKEAKLLQYAERIWGITEQDKNLAIDQAIEKTEAFFHSVNMPTRLSDYQLDEKVADAVVEQLERHGMTELGESQQVTLDISRAVLKASV, encoded by the coding sequence TAAATCCAACTAAAATTATTTTTGGCCAAGGCCAAATCGCAAGTGTTCAACACGAGATCCCACAGTCAGCAAAAGTACTGGTTATTTATGGCGGTGGCAGTATTAAACAAAATGGTATTTACCAGCAGGTAACCGATGCCCTAAGTGGACACCAAGTTTTTGAGTTTTCGGGTATTGAGCCAAATCCGAGTTATGAAACCGCAATGCGTGCCGTTGCGCAAATCAAAGAGCACAACATCGATTATTTACTTGCGGTAGGCGGTGGCTCCGTTATTGATGGTACGAAGTTTATTGCTGCTGCGGCCAAGTTCGATGGTGAACCATGGGATATTTTAGCAAAAGCAGCAGAAGTAACAGACGCCCTGCCAATTGGTGTTGTACTTACCTTACCTGCGACAGGCTCGGAATCAAATAGCTACTCAGTTGTGTCTAAGCTCGACACCAACGACAAGCTGCCGTTTGCAAGTGAAAAAGTACAACCAAAGTTCGCTGTACTTGATGCACAAGTAACAAAAACACTACCAGAAAGACAATTAGCGAACGGTGTCGTTGACGCATTTGTGCACGTTATGGAGCAATACTTAACATTTGACCATGGCGCCAAAGTGCAAGATCGCTTTGCTGAAGGCTTATTGCATACGCTAATTGAAGATGGCCCACGTGTGTTCGCAGAACCAGATAATATGATGGTTCGTGAAAACCTAATGTGGTCGGCAACTATGGCACTAAACGGGCTAATTGGTGCAGGTGTACCACAAGACTGGTCTACACATATGCTTGGTCATGAGGTAACTGCATTATACGGCTTAGATCACGCGCAAACTCTCGCCATTGTGCTGCCACGTATGATGAACGCTATGCGCCAACAAAAAGAAGCGAAATTATTGCAGTATGCTGAACGTATTTGGGGTATTACAGAGCAAGATAAAAACTTAGCCATTGACCAAGCGATTGAAAAAACCGAGGCGTTTTTCCACTCGGTAAACATGCCAACACGTTTAAGCGATTACCAGTTAGATGAAAAAGTAGCTGATGCCGTCGTTGAACAACTTGAACGTCACGGTATGACTGAGCTGGGTGAAAGCCAACAAGTAACACTTGATATAAGCCGCGCAGTATTAAAGGCGTCGGTTTAA
- a CDS encoding AzlD domain-containing protein, producing MLEIIFLMACVTFTTRFLFLSKRLPFSIGPKMQRFLSFSAPCVLTAIWVPIVFVQKGELAISLDNPYLIAAGVAVLLAYRFKNLYVTTVVSLVVFFLLKL from the coding sequence ATGCTAGAGATTATTTTTTTGATGGCATGCGTCACGTTCACAACGCGTTTTTTATTTTTATCTAAGCGTTTACCCTTTAGCATTGGGCCTAAAATGCAGCGTTTTTTAAGTTTTAGCGCGCCCTGTGTACTTACCGCGATTTGGGTACCGATTGTATTTGTGCAAAAGGGGGAGTTGGCTATTTCGCTCGATAATCCGTATTTAATAGCAGCAGGTGTTGCCGTTTTACTGGCATATCGCTTTAAGAATTTATATGTCACTACCGTGGTGAGTTTAGTGGTGTTCTTTTTACTGAAACTCTAA
- a CDS encoding AzlC family ABC transporter permease, with product MKTAIAKGFWDMLPLNLAVIPWGILCGSLAVQSGFSPLEAQLMSLLVFAGSAQLVAIELIAGNASLITILVTTFIISARHFLYGLSVRHRLIDKPLKWRLGLGFLLTDELFAFSHHHRAYQGKVRLVYALVAGSSFYIAWNIWTLIGVVAGALLPDLTQLGLDFAIASIFIALVIPSINNWPVLIACLTSAVSIVIFKLWQFELGLIFAALLGMSVGYVLESRRGAKC from the coding sequence ATGAAAACAGCAATTGCTAAAGGGTTTTGGGATATGCTCCCACTCAATCTAGCGGTGATCCCATGGGGTATTTTATGCGGCTCACTGGCAGTGCAATCGGGTTTTAGTCCGCTTGAGGCACAGCTAATGTCACTATTGGTTTTTGCCGGTTCTGCGCAACTGGTTGCAATAGAATTAATTGCTGGTAACGCCTCACTTATCACCATTTTAGTCACTACTTTTATTATAAGCGCTCGCCACTTTTTGTATGGCTTAAGTGTGCGCCATCGTTTAATTGATAAGCCGCTTAAATGGCGTTTAGGCTTGGGTTTTTTACTAACGGATGAGCTTTTTGCTTTTTCACATCACCATAGGGCATATCAAGGTAAAGTAAGGTTAGTTTACGCCTTAGTTGCGGGCAGCAGCTTTTATATCGCTTGGAATATTTGGACGCTCATAGGTGTTGTAGCAGGGGCATTACTGCCGGACCTTACTCAACTTGGGTTAGACTTTGCGATCGCCTCAATTTTTATCGCTTTGGTGATCCCAAGCATCAACAATTGGCCAGTTTTAATAGCGTGTTTAACCTCGGCTGTCAGTATTGTTATTTTTAAACTGTGGCAATTTGAACTTGGACTTATTTTCGCGGCGCTGCTGGGCATGAGTGTGGGTTATGTGCTTGAAAGCAGACGAGGTGCAAAATGCTAG
- a CDS encoding AraC family transcriptional regulator, producing the protein MEKTVFQYHQDLNGLEVLKAQYKQQNFARHSHEGYTIGLIENGAQRFFRSGENHVAPASSIILVNADQVHNGQTATEHGWGYRAMYPTPELFEGLTDDIGKAKLGAPYFEQAVVFDPVLAQQMALTFDLLATEKSVLAKQSALYQLLINLIARHNKSAFNLKGLSRKPQLNTALDYLRDYYFDNISLTELAAIAHMSPFHFIRQFKAETGMTPHVYQTQFRINRAKQMLRSGLAINEVALSVGFYDQSHFHRYFKKNMGLTPKQYSKAVLYQAS; encoded by the coding sequence ATGGAAAAAACAGTCTTTCAATATCATCAGGATTTAAATGGACTCGAAGTACTTAAAGCGCAGTATAAGCAGCAGAATTTCGCACGCCATAGCCATGAAGGCTATACCATAGGGCTAATTGAAAATGGTGCACAGCGGTTTTTTCGCAGTGGTGAAAATCATGTTGCGCCAGCAAGCAGTATTATCTTAGTTAATGCAGACCAAGTGCATAATGGCCAAACTGCGACTGAGCATGGCTGGGGTTACCGTGCTATGTATCCAACCCCAGAGTTATTTGAAGGGCTAACGGATGATATTGGTAAAGCAAAACTAGGCGCGCCCTATTTTGAACAAGCGGTAGTGTTCGACCCCGTGTTAGCACAGCAAATGGCGTTAACCTTCGATTTATTAGCGACTGAGAAAAGTGTATTGGCAAAGCAGTCAGCATTGTATCAATTATTAATTAATTTAATTGCTCGCCATAATAAAAGTGCTTTTAATTTAAAAGGGCTATCACGCAAACCACAACTAAACACTGCGCTTGATTATTTGCGCGATTATTATTTCGATAATATAAGTTTGACCGAACTTGCCGCGATTGCTCATATGAGTCCGTTTCACTTTATTCGACAGTTTAAGGCTGAAACAGGTATGACACCGCATGTTTATCAAACGCAATTTCGTATAAATCGTGCCAAGCAAATGCTACGCTCGGGGCTTGCGATTAATGAAGTGGCATTATCTGTTGGTTTTTATGACCAAAGTCACTTTCATCGATATTTTAAGAAGAATATGGGGTTAACCCCTAAACAGTACAGCAAGGCAGTACTTTACCAAGCCTCATAA
- a CDS encoding cytochrome b/b6 domain-containing protein, with product MQKTQVWDGFIRFFHWSMVALVATLYYSAENSLMEVHFVAGFTLLALLATRIIWGIIGSDTAKLSALLHSPKSTIAAFKGQQQPKPGHNAAGSYMVIAFLILLISQAVTGLMTTDDIMYDGPLVAMVSSDLSSLAGSLHHKIFDLILIAITLHIAAIVIYKLKGKALVPPMITGKTAESYEQSVKMKSGWLGFAIFAVLATAILYVWGAESISTLIG from the coding sequence ATGCAAAAAACACAAGTATGGGATGGATTTATCCGTTTTTTCCATTGGAGCATGGTCGCATTGGTTGCAACACTTTACTATTCGGCTGAAAACAGCCTTATGGAAGTGCACTTTGTCGCAGGCTTCACACTATTAGCACTATTAGCAACACGTATTATTTGGGGCATTATCGGCAGTGATACTGCAAAGTTATCGGCATTACTGCATTCACCCAAAAGCACTATTGCAGCGTTCAAAGGGCAACAACAACCTAAACCAGGGCACAACGCAGCTGGTAGTTATATGGTGATCGCGTTTCTTATATTACTTATTTCGCAAGCCGTTACGGGTTTAATGACCACAGACGATATAATGTATGATGGCCCGTTAGTGGCTATGGTAAGCAGTGATCTTTCTTCGCTTGCTGGCAGCTTACACCACAAAATTTTTGACTTAATCTTGATTGCTATCACACTGCATATTGCAGCTATTGTTATTTATAAACTAAAAGGAAAAGCACTTGTGCCGCCTATGATTACAGGCAAAACAGCAGAAAGTTATGAACAAAGTGTCAAAATGAAGAGTGGATGGCTAGGTTTTGCGATTTTTGCAGTGCTTGCCACGGCTATTCTCTACGTTTGGGGCGCTGAGTCAATTAGTACATTGATAGGCTAA
- a CDS encoding c-type cytochrome, whose product MKLRTLVLAAAIAAPALANANPAFKEAEDAIEYRQQAFQLIRTQIANMGDMLKGKVEFNAETFQMRANNAAALSKMPWEAFYAGTDKGDTSALAAVWSDNETFMQKANAFADYADKLAVAAQSGDPKVIKPAFGAWAKGCKDCHKSFKD is encoded by the coding sequence ATGAAATTAAGAACATTAGTTCTTGCAGCTGCAATTGCTGCACCAGCACTTGCAAACGCTAACCCTGCATTCAAAGAAGCAGAGGATGCTATCGAATACCGTCAACAAGCGTTTCAGTTAATTCGTACGCAAATCGCAAATATGGGCGATATGTTGAAAGGTAAAGTTGAATTTAACGCGGAAACTTTCCAAATGCGTGCTAACAATGCTGCAGCATTATCAAAAATGCCTTGGGAAGCGTTTTACGCGGGCACAGATAAAGGCGATACGTCTGCATTAGCAGCTGTATGGTCAGACAATGAAACGTTTATGCAAAAAGCAAATGCGTTTGCTGATTATGCAGATAAACTAGCAGTTGCTGCACAGTCAGGTGACCCAAAAGTAATTAAGCCAGCATTTGGCGCTTGGGCAAAAGGCTGTAAAGATTGTCACAAGTCTTTCAAAGATTAA
- a CDS encoding TlpA family protein disulfide reductase → MKYLLPLMLLGTLAGCAQTPKNQTTYQKPNYETYITQGESFPISQFNDMKGETVELAEDKRKLVLLFATWCSDSQRFVKQLMASPLIADPDLQIIAIGREEDTQSLVNFSEKFATNFTMVADPERKIYSQFANAGVPRIILLDKQNRVVSTLIGEAPNTIEKVLW, encoded by the coding sequence ATGAAATACCTATTACCTCTGATGTTGCTAGGAACGCTAGCAGGTTGTGCGCAAACGCCAAAAAATCAAACCACCTACCAGAAACCGAATTACGAAACCTATATTACTCAAGGGGAATCTTTTCCTATCTCACAATTTAACGATATGAAAGGTGAGACGGTTGAATTAGCCGAAGACAAGCGCAAGTTAGTGTTACTTTTCGCCACTTGGTGCAGTGATTCGCAGCGGTTTGTTAAACAGTTAATGGCATCGCCACTTATCGCAGACCCTGATCTGCAGATTATTGCGATTGGTCGAGAAGAAGATACGCAAAGCTTAGTGAACTTTTCAGAAAAGTTTGCAACTAACTTCACCATGGTGGCTGATCCAGAACGTAAAATTTATAGTCAATTTGCCAACGCGGGTGTGCCACGTATTATTTTGTTAGATAAGCAAAATCGCGTGGTTTCGACCTTGATTGGTGAAGCGCCAAACACCATTGAAAAAGTGCTTTGGTAA
- a CDS encoding YqaA family protein, with protein MSYLSLFFTAFIAATLLPTASEGMLAYLTQQQYNIALLWFSATLGNTLGSCVNWWLGKELNRFKDRKWFAVSEQQLEKAQQSFNRYGRASLLLAWLPIVGDPLTFVAGIMRVPFSIFVLLVAIGKALRYAIVIAMALQFF; from the coding sequence TTGAGCTACCTATCACTATTTTTTACCGCATTTATTGCTGCAACACTACTTCCCACAGCCTCTGAAGGCATGCTTGCTTATCTCACCCAGCAACAATACAACATTGCTTTGCTGTGGTTTAGTGCAACATTGGGCAACACTTTAGGTAGCTGCGTTAATTGGTGGTTAGGAAAGGAGCTCAATCGCTTTAAAGATAGAAAGTGGTTTGCAGTATCTGAGCAACAACTAGAAAAAGCACAGCAAAGCTTTAATCGTTACGGCAGAGCCAGTTTATTATTAGCTTGGCTGCCCATTGTGGGCGATCCACTAACCTTTGTTGCTGGCATTATGCGGGTGCCGTTTTCTATTTTCGTATTGCTTGTAGCTATTGGAAAAGCACTGCGATACGCCATAGTTATCGCTATGGCGCTACAGTTTTTTTAG
- the folX gene encoding dihydroneopterin triphosphate 2'-epimerase, whose amino-acid sequence MLNAIINITNLRLRTYIGFNPEEREKKQDVVINIEVHYPADMACVTDQVDQAVNYKDITKAVIELVENGHFLLLEKLVADVLEECHRHSSVTFAKVSIDKPHALRFADSVSLTLAWQKPS is encoded by the coding sequence ATGCTCAATGCGATTATAAATATAACGAATTTACGCCTGCGCACTTACATTGGCTTTAACCCTGAAGAGCGTGAAAAAAAGCAAGATGTAGTGATTAATATTGAAGTGCATTATCCGGCCGATATGGCCTGTGTTACCGATCAAGTAGACCAAGCGGTAAACTATAAAGACATCACCAAAGCAGTGATTGAGCTGGTGGAAAACGGCCACTTTTTGCTGCTTGAAAAATTGGTAGCTGATGTACTGGAAGAGTGTCATCGCCATTCAAGTGTGACATTTGCCAAAGTGTCTATCGATAAGCCACATGCATTGCGCTTTGCAGATTCGGTATCGCTTACGCTTGCATGGCAAAAGCCAAGCTAA
- the folE gene encoding GTP cyclohydrolase I FolE, producing the protein MEKKLAENYRQIIEAVGENPEREGLLDTPKRAAKAMEYLTKGYRQTLDEITNNAVFTSDADDMVLIQDIELYSMCEHHLLPFVGRCHIAYIPDGKVLGLSKFARIVDMFARRFQIQEQLTHQIAEAVQQVTNAKGVGVIVEAKHMCMMMRGVEKQNSKMRTSVMLGNFREDPKTRNEFLQLVKG; encoded by the coding sequence ATGGAAAAGAAACTAGCTGAAAACTACCGACAAATTATTGAAGCGGTTGGCGAAAATCCTGAGCGCGAAGGCCTGCTTGATACGCCAAAACGAGCTGCCAAGGCAATGGAGTACCTAACAAAAGGTTATCGCCAAACGCTTGACGAAATTACCAACAATGCAGTGTTTACCTCAGATGCCGACGACATGGTGTTGATACAAGATATTGAGCTGTATTCTATGTGTGAGCATCATTTATTACCTTTTGTTGGTCGTTGTCATATTGCCTATATTCCCGATGGTAAAGTACTTGGTTTATCAAAGTTTGCGCGTATTGTTGATATGTTTGCACGCCGCTTTCAAATTCAAGAACAGCTTACACATCAAATTGCTGAAGCGGTGCAACAAGTTACCAACGCGAAAGGTGTGGGTGTTATTGTTGAGGCCAAACACATGTGCATGATGATGCGCGGTGTAGAGAAACAAAACTCCAAAATGCGTACGTCTGTGATGTTGGGTAACTTCCGTGAAGATCCAAAAACACGCAATGAATTCTTGCAGTTAGTTAAGGGGTAA
- the folM gene encoding dihydromonapterin reductase has translation MATILITGAAQRIGLDLAKHFLNKGDKLIITYRTKHASVNELLELGAICLACDFEQSDAVEKLVEQVKSYTNELSAIIHNASSWDCESKNPDFNSLFDNMMNIHAKVPYLLNLALMPLLQNSCDEHSDIIHITDYVVEKGSPKHIAYAASKAALDNLTRSFSAKLAPKVKVNSIAPSLIIFNDHDDDAYRAKTLKKSIMALEPGTAEVINGIEMILNSNYMTGRTLQLDGGRHLK, from the coding sequence ATGGCAACAATATTAATTACCGGCGCAGCGCAGCGTATTGGCCTTGATTTAGCAAAGCATTTTTTAAATAAAGGCGACAAACTGATTATTACTTATCGCACTAAACATGCGTCAGTAAATGAGTTGTTGGAGCTTGGCGCTATTTGTTTAGCATGTGACTTTGAGCAAAGTGATGCCGTAGAAAAGTTGGTAGAACAAGTTAAAAGCTACACTAACGAACTCAGTGCGATTATTCATAATGCATCAAGTTGGGATTGCGAAAGCAAGAACCCAGACTTTAATAGTTTATTTGATAACATGATGAATATTCATGCAAAAGTGCCTTATTTATTAAACTTAGCACTTATGCCTTTATTACAAAATAGCTGCGACGAACACAGTGATATTATCCATATTACTGATTACGTTGTTGAAAAAGGTAGCCCAAAGCATATTGCTTATGCCGCGAGTAAAGCGGCACTTGATAATTTAACGCGTTCATTTTCTGCCAAGCTAGCGCCAAAAGTGAAAGTAAATTCGATTGCGCCGTCATTAATTATTTTTAATGACCATGATGACGATGCTTACCGTGCAAAAACCCTGAAAAAATCGATTATGGCGTTAGAACCCGGCACGGCAGAAGTTATTAATGGTATCGAAATGATTCTAAACAGCAATTATATGACAGGACGCACATTGCAACTCGATGGTGGTCGCCACCTAAAATAG